The following proteins are encoded in a genomic region of Neomonachus schauinslandi chromosome 7, ASM220157v2, whole genome shotgun sequence:
- the TIFAB gene encoding TRAF-interacting protein with FHA domain-containing protein B → MSGADGPLAERLLSTERALTVLHVSLYHPAQDPDTFANVPARLQHDTSPLLVGRGPDAHLRLQLPRLSRRHLSLEPYREKGNALLTFCLKALSRKGCVWVNGLTLRFLEQVPLSMVNRVAFSGIQMVVRVEGGTSLEAFVCCFHLSPSPLIHRPQAEETDEWESTSQEQLPPSSGHWAPGHLGLLHGRSLPSPGGGAETQL, encoded by the exons ATGTCAGGCGCAGATGGGCCCCTGGCAGAAAG GCTCCTGTCCACAGAGAGGGCCCTCACGGTCCTGCATGTGAGCCTGTATCACCCCGCGCAGGACCCGGACACCTTTGCCAATGTCCCAGCACGGCTGCAGCATGACACCAGCCCGCTGCTGGTGGGGCGCGGCCCGGATGCCCACCTCCGGCTACAGCTCCCCCGCCTCTCCCGCCGACACTTGTCGCTGGAGCCCTACCGGGAGAAGGGCAACGCTCTGCTGACCTTCTGCCTGAAGGCCCTGAGCCGCAAGGGCTGTGTGTGGGTCAACGGGCTGACTCTGAGGTTCCTGGAGCAGGTTCCCCTGAGCATGGTCAACAGGGTCGCCTTCTCCGGCATCCAGATGGTAGTCCGCGTAGAGGGAGGCACCTCCCTGGAGGCTTTTGTCTGCTGCTTCCATCTCAGCCCCTCGCCCCTGATTCACAGGCCCCAGGCTGAGGAGACTGATGAATGGGAGAGCACCTCCCAGGAGCAGCTTCCCCCAAGTTCAGGGCACTGGGCTCCAGGTCACCTGGGGCTTCTCCATGGCCGTTCCCTGCCAAgccctggaggaggagcagaaacaCAGCTCTAG